A stretch of the Chelonia mydas isolate rCheMyd1 chromosome 5, rCheMyd1.pri.v2, whole genome shotgun sequence genome encodes the following:
- the HTR1A gene encoding 5-hydroxytryptamine receptor 1A yields MDVANNTTSPTDPSSARGPGAAVTLSYQLLTSLFLGALILCALLGNACVIAAIALERSLQNVANYLIGSLAVTDLMVSVLVLPMAALYQVLNKWTLGQVTCDIFISLDVLCCTSSILHLCAIALDRYWAITDPIDYVNKRTPRRAAVLISLTWLIGFLISIPPMLGWRTPEDRSDPDACTISKDHGYTIYSTFGAFYIPLLLMLVLYGRIFRAARFRIRKTVKKAEKKKIADTCLTVSPATLQKKSNGEPSKSWKRTVEPKPSACVNGAVRHGEEGAALEVIEVQHYHNSSKTHLPLPSEPCSTPLAPSFEKKNERSTEAKRKMALARERKTVKTLGIIMGTFILCWLPFFIVALVLPFCDSECYMPDWLGAVINWLGYSNSLLNPVIYAYFNKDFQSAFKKIIKCKFCRQ; encoded by the coding sequence ATGGATGTGGCCAACAACACTACCTCCCCCACCGACCCGTCCTCCGCGAGGGGCCCGGGCGCCGCGGTGACCCTCAGCTACCAGCTCCTCACCTCCCTCTTCCTGGGCGCCCTCATCCTCTGCGCCCTGCTGGGCAACGCCTGTGTGATCGCGGCCATAGCCCTGGAGCGCTCCCTGCAGAACGTGGCCAACTATCTCATCGGCTCCCTGGCCGTCACCGACCTGATGGTCTCGGTGCTGGTGCTCCCCATGGCCGCCCTCTACCAGGTGCTGAACAAGTGGACGCTGGGGCAGGTCACCTGCGATATCTTCATCTCCCTGGACGTGCTGTGCTGCACCTCCTCCATCCTCCACCTGTGCGCCATCGCCCTGGACAGGTACTGGGCCATCACCGACCCCATCGACTATGTCAACAAGCGGACTCCCAGGCGAGCGGCTGTGCTCATCAGCCTGACCTGGCTCATCGGCTTCTTGATATCCATCCCGCCCATGCTGGGCTGGCGGACGCCCGAGGACAGGTCGGACCCCGACGCCTGCACCATCAGCAAGGATCACGGCTACACCATCTACTCCACCTTCGGCGCCTTCTACATCCCCCTGCTGCTGATGCTGGTGCTCTACGGGCGGATCTTCAGGGCGGCCCGGTTCCGGATCCGCAAGACCGTCAAGAAAGCGGAGAAGAAGAAGATCGCGGACACCTGCCTGACGGTCTCCCCGGCCACCCTGCAGAAGAAAAGCAACGGGGAGCCCAGCAAGAGCTGGAAGCGGACGGTGGAGCCCAAGCCCAGCGCGTGTGTCAACGGGGCCGTGAGACACGGGGAGGAGGGAGCCGCTCTGGAGGTCATCGAGGTCCAGCACTATCACAACTCCTCCAAAActcacctgcccctgcccagcgaGCCCTGCAGCACCCCGCTGGCCCCATCCTTCGAGAAGAAGAACGAGAGGAGCACCGAGGCCAAGAGGAAGATGGCTCTGGCCAGGGAAAGGAAAACGGTCAAAACCCTGGGCATCATCATGGGCACGTTCatcctctgctggctgcccttcttCATCGTGGCCCTGGTCTTGCCCTTTTGTGACAGTGAGTGCTACATGCCGGACTGGCTGGGGGCAGTCATCAACTGGCTGGGCTATTCCAACTCCCTCCTCAACCCCGTCATCTACGCCTATTTCAACAAAGATTTCCAAAGTGCTTTTAAGAAAATTATCAAGTGCAAGTTTTGCAGGCAGTGA